The following are encoded in a window of Candidatus Methylacidiphilales bacterium genomic DNA:
- a CDS encoding CopD family protein: MIYLSCKALHLIGAISWYGCLFYLPRLFVYHAMTTDVISKERFIIMEHKLYSYIGTPSMIVTVIAGMGMIYFNPAILSGWLWLKLFVVVGLIIFHYVCYLHMKSFKNNANNKSHVFFRLFNEVPTLALLIIVPLAVFR, encoded by the coding sequence ATGATTTATCTATCATGTAAAGCATTACATCTCATTGGAGCTATTAGTTGGTATGGATGTTTATTCTATTTGCCAAGATTATTTGTGTATCATGCCATGACAACCGATGTGATCAGTAAGGAAAGATTTATTATCATGGAACATAAGCTTTATTCGTATATCGGGACACCTTCAATGATAGTGACTGTTATTGCAGGCATGGGAATGATATATTTTAATCCTGCAATATTGTCTGGTTGGTTATGGTTAAAATTATTTGTGGTGGTTGGTCTAATAATTTTTCATTATGTTTGTTATTTACACATGAAGTCATTTAAGAACAATGCAAATAATAAGAGCCATGTATTTTTTAGACTTTTCAATGAAGTGCCCACATTGGCACTGTTGATTATTGTGCCACTAGCTGTGTTTAGATAG
- a CDS encoding NUDIX domain-containing protein, with translation MKAIKGYRSNVGMIPIDTLTNKVLIGRRSNKNPYWQFPQGGIDSGESEQEAMYRELNEETGLTIEDVQLIAISRKTYTYKTPLRFRKFPKVVGQQQRWFLLKLNKLPPPGPVENNVEFVEWAYVQPEEAPKLVIPFKRKLYQQLLRDFNDLLLSKHS, from the coding sequence ATGAAAGCTATTAAAGGTTATCGATCCAATGTAGGAATGATTCCAATTGATACTTTAACGAATAAAGTTCTTATCGGCAGAAGAAGTAATAAAAATCCTTATTGGCAATTCCCCCAAGGAGGTATTGACTCGGGAGAGAGTGAGCAGGAGGCAATGTACCGAGAGCTTAACGAAGAAACAGGGCTCACCATAGAAGATGTGCAGCTCATAGCAATTAGTAGAAAAACCTATACGTATAAAACACCACTTAGATTTAGAAAATTTCCTAAAGTTGTAGGTCAACAACAAAGGTGGTTTTTATTAAAGTTGAATAAATTGCCACCACCTGGTCCAGTAGAGAATAATGTTGAGTTTGTAGAATGGGCGTATGTTCAGCCAGAAGAAGCTCCTAAGCTTGTAATTCCCTTTAAAAGAAAATTATATCAACAGCTACTCAGAGACTTTAACGATCTTTTGCTATCTAAACACAGCTAG
- a CDS encoding HAD family phosphatase has protein sequence MNKLALFDLDDTLINGDSDWLWCEFLIEKGVLSADFRTINDDFYYKYEQGTLNPTEYLEFVLSPLKNTPESKWYSIREEYINKIIKPLILRKVKQFVTWHKDQGMTVIIITATNRFITEPIANIFEVDHLIASEYEINQGLVTGRPSGIPNFKEGKVKNLSLWLEKQGLELSQLYSVFYSDSPNDLPLLQLVSKPVATNPSKKLHEHAKEQGWSIIHFWDTH, from the coding sequence ATGAATAAATTGGCTTTGTTTGACCTTGACGACACATTAATAAATGGTGATAGCGATTGGTTATGGTGTGAGTTTTTAATTGAAAAAGGGGTATTATCTGCTGATTTTCGTACAATTAATGACGATTTTTACTACAAATATGAACAAGGCACCTTAAACCCCACTGAATACCTTGAGTTTGTGTTAAGCCCATTAAAAAACACTCCAGAATCTAAATGGTACAGTATTAGAGAAGAGTATATCAATAAAATAATTAAACCGTTAATTCTTCGCAAGGTAAAACAATTTGTAACTTGGCATAAAGATCAAGGAATGACTGTGATTATAATTACTGCCACTAATCGATTTATCACAGAGCCAATTGCTAACATTTTTGAAGTGGACCATTTAATTGCATCTGAATATGAAATTAATCAAGGATTAGTAACTGGAAGACCTTCTGGAATTCCAAATTTTAAAGAAGGAAAGGTTAAAAATTTATCCTTATGGTTAGAAAAACAAGGGCTTGAGTTATCTCAATTATATTCAGTTTTTTATAGCGATTCCCCTAATGATTTACCGTTACTACAATTAGTTTCAAAACCTGTAGCTACTAATCCTAGTAAAAAATTGCATGAACATGCCAAAGAGCAAGGTTGGAGCATTATCCATTTCTGGGATACTCATTAA
- the dcd gene encoding dCTP deaminase has protein sequence MIQPFVSKQVRKNKTISYGLSSYGYDVRCAREFKIFTNINSDIVDPKKFSKKSFVEVNTSACIIPPNSFALARTVEYFRIPRNVLTLCVGKSTYARCGIIVNVTPLEPEWEGHITLEFSNTTPLPAKIYANEGVAQILFFESDEVCKVSYKDRKGKYQKQRGVTLPRV, from the coding sequence ATGATTCAACCATTTGTGTCAAAACAAGTAAGAAAAAACAAAACTATTTCCTACGGTCTTTCAAGTTATGGATATGATGTGCGATGTGCTAGAGAATTTAAAATATTTACAAATATTAATTCTGATATCGTTGACCCTAAAAAATTCTCAAAAAAGAGTTTTGTAGAAGTAAACACCAGTGCCTGCATTATTCCCCCGAATTCTTTTGCCCTCGCTCGAACCGTAGAGTATTTTCGCATTCCCCGAAATGTCTTGACATTATGTGTAGGCAAGTCTACCTATGCACGATGTGGCATTATCGTAAATGTTACGCCACTTGAGCCTGAGTGGGAAGGTCACATTACCCTTGAATTTTCTAATACTACTCCGCTCCCGGCAAAAATTTATGCCAATGAAGGAGTGGCGCAAATACTTTTTTTTGAATCTGACGAAGTCTGCAAAGTTTCGTATAAGGACCGAAAGGGAAAATATCAGAAACAGCGCGGAGTGACACTGCCTCGGGTTTAA
- a CDS encoding Mrp/NBP35 family ATP-binding protein, which translates to MQQNEESFKQHILSFVDPYHGQPLGTSAKIEKIQLIDNCVGAHIVLRYPLSTLCPEFIQALEKHWKLAFTQTLNVEISHGILRHSPQKGIKGLETVKNVIAVSAAKGGVGKSTIAAHLATLLAQEGAKVGIVDADIYGPSLPKLFGLSGNPDTLDGKRFEPFIRHGVKVMSVGFLVDDKTAMIWRGPMATAALSQLILDTNWGELDYLLVDMPPGTGDIPLTLAQKIPVSGAILITTPQSLSIADVRRGLSMFKKLDIAVLGIIENMSHFICPHCLVRTDLFGKDSVAALAQSFQTQLLGSLPLHSQLAQASDHGEPIAVNHDQHIYNTLRDCVYRAMAILSLRARDYSTILPNVVMAKPTKQ; encoded by the coding sequence ATGCAACAAAATGAAGAATCTTTCAAACAGCACATACTTTCGTTTGTAGATCCGTACCATGGCCAGCCGCTTGGAACCTCAGCAAAAATTGAAAAAATTCAATTAATTGATAATTGTGTTGGGGCACATATAGTTTTGCGTTATCCCTTAAGCACACTTTGCCCAGAGTTTATTCAAGCTTTGGAAAAGCATTGGAAATTAGCATTTACGCAAACATTAAATGTTGAAATTTCACATGGTATATTACGGCATTCCCCACAGAAAGGCATAAAAGGGCTTGAAACAGTCAAAAATGTAATTGCCGTTAGCGCGGCTAAAGGTGGAGTTGGTAAATCAACCATAGCAGCTCACTTAGCTACTTTGTTAGCACAAGAAGGAGCAAAGGTAGGGATAGTTGACGCAGATATTTATGGGCCTTCATTGCCCAAACTTTTTGGGTTATCAGGCAACCCTGACACCCTTGATGGCAAGCGGTTTGAGCCATTTATCCGTCATGGTGTAAAAGTAATGTCAGTAGGATTTCTTGTTGATGATAAGACTGCTATGATTTGGCGAGGACCAATGGCGACAGCCGCATTATCTCAACTAATCTTAGACACCAATTGGGGAGAGCTTGATTATTTACTAGTAGATATGCCGCCTGGAACAGGAGATATTCCACTTACCCTCGCACAAAAAATTCCTGTATCGGGGGCGATCCTTATCACTACACCTCAAAGTCTTTCCATTGCAGATGTTCGTCGTGGGCTGTCTATGTTTAAAAAACTTGATATTGCAGTATTAGGTATCATTGAAAATATGAGCCATTTTATTTGTCCTCATTGCCTTGTGCGTACGGATTTGTTTGGCAAGGATTCGGTGGCGGCTTTAGCGCAGTCATTTCAAACCCAGCTACTTGGTTCCTTGCCACTCCATAGTCAATTAGCACAGGCCTCAGATCATGGCGAGCCCATCGCTGTTAATCATGACCAACATATTTATAATACTTTGAGAGATTGTGTGTATCGTGCAATGGCAATCCTATCTCTTCGGGCTAGAGATTATTCGACAATATTGCCGAATGTAGTCATGGCTAAACCAACAAAACAATAA
- the metG gene encoding methionine--tRNA ligase — protein sequence MSKTILITSALPYANGPIHIGHLLEHIQTDTYARAARMFGNTCWYVCADDAHGTPIMISAKNQQCTPLELITKLHQEHKDDFALFSIMHDCYHSTHSSENQTHTNRVYQLLKSKGLITRKLLPQMYDEASAMFLPDRFIRGECPKCKSPEQYGDGCEVCGATYSPADLINPRSFVSGTKPIIKESEHLFFELTPLREFLHTYITSCALQSEIANKMKEWVEGDLKAWDISREAPYFGFLIPDEVDKYFYVWLDAPIGYIASSEKLLTTLGRDINDVWGENSDVDLIHVIGKDIAYFHCLFWPAMLHAAGHRTPTQIQCHGFITIQGEKMSKSKGNFITARDWAQQQDTDHLRYYLCAKMQGTIVDMDLDFNEFELKINADLIGKFVNIPSRCAQLLATYCDHKTTSENDINPFATHIEELFSHASQLYLEWKIGEVIKDSMRLADMINSYLSDAKPWSAFKNPTTAQAAQQTCTFALEAFVALASVLSPIIPTISKNSLALFLIKQPCIQFTSLRGITLQPFTQLSARVNRSKLDSLVP from the coding sequence ATGTCTAAAACAATTCTCATTACCAGTGCCTTACCCTATGCAAATGGTCCAATTCATATTGGACATCTGTTAGAACATATCCAAACAGATACCTACGCAAGGGCAGCGAGAATGTTTGGAAACACCTGTTGGTATGTTTGTGCCGATGACGCACATGGTACCCCAATAATGATTAGTGCTAAAAATCAACAATGCACCCCACTTGAATTAATCACAAAGTTACATCAAGAACACAAAGATGACTTCGCGTTATTTTCCATAATGCATGATTGCTACCACTCCACTCACTCATCAGAAAATCAAACACATACCAATAGAGTGTATCAACTCTTAAAAAGCAAGGGACTTATTACTAGAAAACTACTGCCACAAATGTATGATGAAGCGTCGGCTATGTTTCTCCCAGATCGATTTATCAGAGGCGAATGTCCAAAATGCAAAAGTCCTGAGCAGTATGGAGATGGGTGCGAGGTTTGTGGGGCTACCTATTCCCCAGCAGATTTGATAAATCCCCGCTCCTTTGTTTCTGGCACTAAACCAATTATCAAGGAAAGCGAGCATCTGTTCTTTGAGCTAACTCCGCTCCGTGAATTCTTACATACATATATAACAAGTTGTGCATTACAAAGTGAAATCGCCAACAAAATGAAAGAATGGGTTGAGGGAGATTTAAAAGCTTGGGACATTAGTCGTGAAGCGCCATATTTTGGATTTTTAATTCCAGACGAAGTTGATAAATATTTTTATGTATGGCTTGATGCACCAATTGGTTATATAGCAAGTAGTGAGAAATTGCTCACTACCCTAGGCAGAGATATCAATGATGTGTGGGGTGAAAATTCAGATGTAGACCTTATTCATGTAATTGGCAAGGATATCGCTTACTTTCATTGCCTCTTCTGGCCTGCTATGCTCCATGCCGCGGGACACCGCACCCCAACACAAATTCAATGCCATGGATTTATCACTATCCAAGGTGAGAAAATGTCAAAGTCTAAAGGCAATTTCATCACAGCAAGAGATTGGGCGCAACAACAAGATACAGACCACTTGAGATACTATTTATGTGCAAAAATGCAGGGCACCATTGTAGATATGGATCTAGACTTTAATGAATTTGAACTAAAAATTAATGCTGATTTGATCGGCAAGTTTGTTAATATTCCAAGTCGATGCGCTCAGCTACTTGCAACATACTGCGATCACAAAACCACTTCTGAAAATGACATAAACCCCTTTGCCACACACATTGAAGAATTATTCTCTCATGCATCTCAGTTGTATTTAGAGTGGAAGATCGGTGAAGTTATTAAAGATTCCATGCGATTGGCTGATATGATAAATAGTTATTTATCCGATGCCAAGCCTTGGAGTGCATTTAAGAACCCTACAACTGCTCAAGCCGCACAACAAACATGCACATTTGCGCTAGAGGCTTTTGTTGCATTAGCATCGGTGCTTTCTCCTATTATCCCAACTATTTCTAAAAACAGCCTCGCTCTATTTTTAATTAAACAACCTTGCATTCAATTTACCTCACTGCGTGGAATTACTCTTCAACCTTTCACACAACTTTCAGCTAGAGTAAACCGAAGTAAACTAGACTCACTTGTACCATGA
- a CDS encoding RnfABCDGE type electron transport complex subunit B: MSNTERTNTIVSIVAKDCIGCGRCVPVCPVDAISGILQKPHIVREEYCIGCDWCVEECPVDCIEIIPNTVQLNEQALLLRKKKLTQLHKEKKIRIATQEEALDEMIQQSDFEGIISELLSKKINGQKNNSDQSS; the protein is encoded by the coding sequence ATGAGCAATACGGAACGAACAAATACTATAGTTTCAATTGTCGCTAAAGATTGTATTGGATGTGGTCGTTGTGTGCCAGTATGCCCAGTAGATGCGATTTCTGGAATTCTTCAAAAACCACATATAGTTCGTGAAGAATATTGTATCGGATGTGACTGGTGTGTTGAAGAATGTCCAGTTGACTGTATAGAGATAATCCCAAACACGGTTCAGCTTAATGAACAAGCGTTGTTATTAAGAAAGAAAAAACTAACTCAGCTCCATAAAGAGAAAAAAATCCGAATTGCCACTCAAGAAGAAGCGCTTGATGAAATGATCCAGCAATCAGATTTTGAGGGAATAATTTCTGAGCTACTCAGCAAAAAAATAAATGGGCAAAAAAATAATTCCGATCAATCCTCTTAA
- the nth gene encoding endonuclease III, with translation MGKKIIPINPLNQTQSRIWETLSSHYGLPKPFLNHQTPFQHLVAIILSAQSTDAMVNTISPNLFAKYGTPELISQASLSEIEICLKQLGLYRSKAKHIHALGQILCTNFNHTVPSSYEELISLPGVGRKTAHVYLNLTYNLPLIGVDTHVLRLSKRMGLSDSNNPIKVEQDLYKHVPVSFHGNVNYLLVSHGRAICTAKKPNCIACPIHSVCTKLL, from the coding sequence ATGGGCAAAAAAATAATTCCGATCAATCCTCTTAACCAAACACAAAGTCGCATCTGGGAGACGCTTTCCTCGCACTATGGATTACCTAAACCCTTTCTAAACCATCAAACTCCTTTTCAACATCTTGTTGCAATAATTTTATCAGCCCAATCTACTGATGCTATGGTCAATACTATTTCACCAAATCTTTTTGCAAAGTACGGCACGCCCGAACTAATTTCCCAAGCATCGTTATCAGAAATTGAGATATGTCTGAAACAGTTAGGCCTGTATCGTTCAAAAGCAAAACATATCCATGCCTTGGGTCAGATACTGTGTACAAATTTTAACCATACTGTTCCGAGTAGCTATGAAGAGCTTATTTCACTACCAGGGGTGGGTAGAAAAACTGCCCATGTATATCTAAATCTAACCTACAACCTACCACTCATTGGTGTGGATACCCATGTGTTAAGGCTAAGTAAGAGAATGGGGCTAAGTGATTCCAATAATCCAATAAAAGTAGAACAGGATTTATACAAACATGTCCCTGTTTCTTTTCATGGTAATGTTAACTATCTGTTAGTGTCACATGGAAGAGCAATATGCACCGCGAAGAAGCCTAATTGTATAGCCTGCCCAATTCACTCAGTTTGTACTAAGCTGCTCTAG
- a CDS encoding DUF692 domain-containing protein — translation MQKQTFQGSGLGLRRGFMEELSTKSFKKTIDFFEIAPENWIDIGGSLAILFHEYTEKYPFIAHGLSLSIGSPAPLNIALVKEIKTFLSDYKIKLYSEHLSWCADESQLFDLLPIPFTIEAAKHTAKRIAQVQDILGKQIAIENSSYYLAPGQHLKEIEFLKEVLEQSDCLLLLDINNIYVNSVNHGYDAKAFIDAIPTERIAYAHIAGHWKKKKNLIIDTHGSAVIEPVWDLLAYAYNIHGLFPTLLERDFDFPPLQELLTEVSKIKNLQHTHAYANT, via the coding sequence ATGCAAAAACAAACTTTCCAAGGCTCTGGGTTAGGGTTACGCAGAGGGTTTATGGAAGAGCTATCAACCAAATCATTTAAAAAAACTATTGATTTTTTTGAGATAGCACCAGAAAATTGGATTGATATAGGAGGATCCTTAGCAATTCTTTTTCATGAATACACAGAAAAGTATCCGTTCATTGCCCACGGACTTTCCTTATCAATAGGATCTCCAGCTCCATTAAATATCGCTCTTGTAAAAGAGATTAAAACCTTCCTATCAGATTATAAAATTAAGTTATACAGCGAGCACTTAAGTTGGTGCGCAGATGAATCACAGTTATTTGACTTATTACCGATCCCTTTTACCATAGAGGCTGCCAAACACACTGCTAAACGCATTGCCCAAGTTCAAGATATCCTAGGAAAACAAATCGCGATTGAAAACTCTTCTTATTATCTTGCTCCAGGGCAACACCTAAAAGAAATAGAATTCCTAAAAGAAGTGCTTGAGCAATCGGATTGTCTATTGCTCTTAGACATTAATAATATTTATGTTAATTCTGTTAACCACGGTTACGATGCTAAGGCATTTATAGACGCAATTCCAACAGAGAGAATCGCGTACGCACATATTGCTGGTCATTGGAAAAAGAAAAAAAACTTAATTATTGACACCCACGGCAGTGCAGTAATTGAGCCGGTATGGGATTTATTGGCATACGCCTACAACATCCATGGTTTGTTTCCAACGCTCCTAGAGAGAGATTTTGATTTTCCACCTTTACAAGAATTACTTACAGAGGTTTCAAAAATTAAAAATCTACAACATACCCATGCCTATGCAAACACTTAA
- a CDS encoding FMN-binding glutamate synthase family protein, whose amino-acid sequence MPMQTLNELIFLASNFITIVVSVGVVVLIVTVITLYIKDRTQTSHAILRNYPVIGRFRYYFEHLGEFFRQYFFSLDRDEMPFNRSERSWVYRSAKKIDNTIAFGSTRRIDEDGTILFANNQTPILDSEALPTPPVTIGSYCKNPYQTASLVNISAMSFGAISEPAVLALSKGAKKCGCWFNTGEGGLSPHHLAGGCDIIFQIGTAKYGVRELDGSLSKTKLQSIAAIPEVKMFELKLSQGAKPGKGGILPAIKITQEVADIRGIEVGKDSISPNRHLEIKSVNELLDFISMIRDVTGKPVGIKTVLGEYEWIQELCEKILQRGQEYAPDFITLDSTDGGSGAAPMSLMDYVGLPIRETVPQTVNILLEANLKKRIMVCASGKLITPDKVAWAYALGADFVNTARGFMFALGCIQSLKCNLNTCPTGITTHDKKLQRGLNPTDKAERVANYARGLSKEVETISHSCGVAHPRLLRRKHVRLLRRFGPSLRLDEIRPYPKNTSM is encoded by the coding sequence ATGCCTATGCAAACACTTAATGAGTTAATATTTCTTGCATCAAATTTTATCACCATCGTTGTTAGTGTAGGTGTTGTTGTACTTATTGTCACGGTGATCACTCTGTATATCAAAGATCGCACACAAACCAGTCACGCTATTCTGCGCAATTATCCAGTGATTGGGAGATTCCGGTACTACTTTGAACATTTAGGTGAATTTTTTAGACAGTATTTCTTTTCTTTGGATCGAGACGAAATGCCCTTTAACCGCTCCGAACGATCTTGGGTGTATCGCTCTGCGAAAAAAATTGATAATACCATTGCATTTGGTTCAACCAGAAGAATTGATGAAGATGGAACAATCCTTTTTGCTAATAATCAAACGCCAATTTTAGATAGCGAAGCGCTACCTACCCCTCCAGTCACAATTGGAAGTTATTGTAAAAACCCTTATCAAACTGCATCATTGGTCAATATCTCCGCTATGTCATTTGGTGCAATATCTGAACCTGCAGTGCTTGCTTTAAGTAAAGGGGCAAAAAAATGTGGTTGCTGGTTTAACACTGGTGAAGGTGGGCTTTCACCTCATCATCTTGCAGGTGGATGCGATATTATATTTCAAATTGGCACAGCTAAATATGGCGTAAGAGAACTAGATGGCTCACTTTCAAAAACAAAATTGCAATCTATCGCCGCAATACCCGAAGTTAAAATGTTTGAATTAAAATTGAGTCAAGGTGCCAAACCTGGTAAAGGCGGAATATTACCAGCAATTAAAATTACTCAAGAAGTTGCGGATATCAGAGGTATTGAAGTTGGCAAGGATTCCATAAGTCCAAATCGCCATCTAGAAATTAAATCTGTAAATGAATTATTAGATTTTATTTCTATGATCAGAGATGTAACTGGGAAACCTGTTGGTATCAAAACTGTACTCGGCGAATACGAATGGATTCAGGAATTATGTGAAAAAATTCTACAACGCGGGCAGGAATACGCTCCAGACTTTATTACCCTTGATAGCACAGATGGTGGTAGCGGAGCGGCGCCTATGAGCCTCATGGACTATGTCGGACTACCGATCCGAGAAACTGTTCCACAAACTGTCAATATTCTCTTAGAGGCAAATCTGAAAAAAAGAATAATGGTCTGTGCCTCAGGTAAATTAATCACGCCAGACAAAGTAGCATGGGCCTACGCGCTTGGAGCAGATTTTGTAAATACCGCACGAGGCTTTATGTTCGCGCTAGGTTGTATTCAATCATTAAAATGCAATTTAAACACCTGCCCAACTGGTATCACCACCCACGATAAAAAATTGCAACGCGGACTGAACCCAACTGACAAAGCTGAACGAGTAGCCAATTATGCGAGAGGGCTTTCAAAAGAGGTAGAAACGATTTCTCATTCTTGCGGAGTTGCTCACCCACGACTACTGAGAAGAAAACATGTTAGACTACTGAGACGCTTCGGACCGTCACTTCGCTTAGATGAGATTAGACCCTACCCAAAAAACACTTCAATGTAA
- a CDS encoding DoxX family protein codes for MKLLPQLIFFISNIKLFIFKFDWIAPLLCRIYLVPIFWSAGIKKFNSFESIVYWFGEGGLDLPAPQLMAFLATASELVGAIFLTLGFATRLICIPLSFTMIVAAVTVHWQYGWQAILDPGSPFAPPYADEGIERLEKAREILDTHGNYDWLTETGNLVILNNGIEFAATYLLLLIVLITIGGGRYVSADYWIFKAFVSYYQRKSG; via the coding sequence ATGAAACTTTTACCACAGCTTATTTTTTTTATTAGTAACATTAAATTATTTATTTTTAAATTTGATTGGATAGCACCTCTACTCTGTAGAATTTATCTGGTGCCTATTTTTTGGAGTGCCGGTATCAAAAAATTTAATTCTTTTGAAAGCATTGTCTATTGGTTTGGTGAAGGTGGTCTTGACCTCCCCGCTCCTCAGCTAATGGCATTTTTAGCCACAGCAAGTGAATTAGTTGGAGCAATTTTTCTCACCTTAGGCTTTGCTACTAGATTGATCTGTATACCACTTTCCTTTACTATGATTGTTGCTGCAGTTACTGTGCATTGGCAGTATGGATGGCAGGCAATTCTAGACCCAGGATCACCTTTTGCTCCTCCTTATGCCGATGAAGGTATTGAAAGATTAGAAAAAGCAAGGGAGATATTGGACACACATGGTAATTATGACTGGCTGACCGAAACTGGAAATTTAGTTATCCTTAATAATGGTATAGAATTTGCAGCAACGTATTTACTTCTCCTCATAGTGCTGATAACCATTGGTGGAGGGAGATATGTCAGTGCTGACTACTGGATTTTTAAAGCGTTTGTTTCCTACTATCAAAGAAAAAGCGGTTAA
- a CDS encoding putative DNA-binding domain-containing protein translates to MHFAILQRNIARYLRTKNTKGIPKKLLGERLEIYRELVVSNIESFIDTRFPICASMLGNKKWRSLVLSFIAEHPISSPYFHQIPTEFLLYLNKQPLKQLPPYLLELAHYEWVELAILTSKNTPLPAFKKKIKLDKPVVLVPISQIYLYRFPVHTFTTKMYKSAVIKRQTKSARTTPIHLVMFRKIDYTLGVREVTAAMALLINACIQTPKKILHRHILTIAKTMNIQQDQCKQFENQAMQNLLTLQREGLILGSKS, encoded by the coding sequence ATGCATTTTGCAATTTTGCAGAGAAATATAGCACGATATCTGCGCACTAAAAATACTAAAGGAATCCCAAAAAAACTACTGGGTGAACGCTTAGAGATCTATCGCGAATTAGTTGTTAGTAACATAGAGTCATTTATTGATACGAGATTTCCTATTTGTGCATCTATGCTCGGAAATAAAAAATGGAGAAGCTTAGTGCTCAGTTTTATCGCCGAACATCCAATTTCCTCACCTTATTTTCACCAAATCCCTACAGAATTTCTTTTATACCTAAATAAACAACCTCTGAAACAACTCCCTCCCTATCTTTTAGAGTTAGCGCATTACGAATGGGTAGAGCTTGCTATTCTTACCTCTAAAAACACCCCACTTCCTGCTTTTAAAAAGAAAATTAAGTTAGACAAACCAGTCGTTCTAGTCCCAATTTCACAAATTTATCTCTACCGTTTTCCAGTACATACATTTACCACCAAGATGTATAAATCTGCTGTCATAAAAAGACAAACAAAATCGGCACGTACTACACCGATACACCTCGTTATGTTTAGAAAAATAGATTATACACTTGGGGTAAGAGAAGTTACTGCCGCAATGGCTTTACTTATTAACGCATGTATTCAGACGCCAAAAAAAATCCTCCATCGCCATATCCTTACAATAGCTAAAACAATGAATATCCAGCAAGACCAATGTAAACAATTTGAAAATCAAGCGATGCAAAACTTACTCACTTTACAGCGAGAAGGTTTGATTTTAGGTTCTAAAAGTTAA